One genomic window of Pseudomonas aeruginosa includes the following:
- the pta gene encoding phosphate acetyltransferase: MHTFFIAPTGFGVGLTSISLGLLRALERAGLKVGFFKPIAQLHPGDLGPERSSELVARTHGLDTPKPLPLAQVERMLGDGQLDELLEEIISLYQRAAADKDVVIVEGMVPTRHASYAARVNFHLAKSLDAEVILVSAPENETLTELTDRIEIQAQLFGGPRDPKVLGVILNKVRGEADAANAEDGVADFARRLTEHSPLLRDDFRLIGCIPWQDELNAARTRDIADLLSARVINAGDYEQRRVQKIVLCARAVPNTVQLLKPGVLVVTPGDRDDIILAASLAAMNGVPLAGLLLCSDFPPDPRIMELCRGALQGGLPVLSVATGSYDTATNLNRMNKEIPVDDRERAERVTEFVAGHIDFEWLKQRCGTPRELRLSPPAFRYQVVQRAQKAGKRIVLPEGSEPRTVQAAAICQARGIARCVLLAKPEEVQAVAQAQGIVLPEGLEIIDPDLVRQRYVEPMVELRKGKGLNAPMAEQQLEDSVVLATMMLALDEVDGLVSGAIHTTASTIRPALQLIKTAPGYNLVSSVFFMLLPDQVLVYGDCAVNPDPSASDLAEIAVQSAASAQAFGIPARVAMISYSTGDSGSGVDVDKVREATRLAREQRPDLLIDGPLQYDAAAIASVGRQKAPNSPVAGQATVFIFPDLNTGNTTYKAVQRSADCVSVGPMLQGLRKPVNDLSRGALVEDIVYTIALTAIQADAQAPA, from the coding sequence ATGCATACCTTCTTCATCGCCCCGACCGGTTTCGGCGTCGGCCTCACCTCGATCAGCCTCGGCCTGCTTCGCGCCCTGGAACGCGCCGGGCTGAAGGTTGGCTTCTTCAAACCCATCGCCCAACTGCATCCCGGCGACCTCGGCCCGGAGCGCTCCAGCGAACTGGTGGCGCGCACCCACGGCCTGGATACGCCGAAGCCGCTGCCGCTGGCCCAGGTCGAGCGCATGCTCGGCGACGGCCAACTGGACGAACTGCTCGAAGAGATCATCAGCCTCTACCAGCGCGCCGCCGCCGACAAGGACGTGGTGATCGTCGAAGGCATGGTACCGACCCGTCACGCCAGCTACGCCGCGCGGGTCAACTTCCACCTGGCGAAGAGTCTCGACGCCGAGGTGATCCTGGTCTCCGCGCCGGAAAACGAGACGCTCACCGAACTGACCGACCGTATCGAGATCCAGGCCCAGCTGTTCGGCGGCCCGCGCGACCCGAAGGTACTCGGGGTGATCCTCAACAAGGTCCGCGGCGAGGCCGACGCGGCCAACGCCGAGGACGGCGTGGCGGACTTCGCCCGGCGCCTCACTGAACACTCGCCGCTGCTGCGCGACGACTTCCGCCTGATCGGCTGCATTCCCTGGCAGGACGAACTCAACGCCGCGCGCACCCGCGACATCGCCGACCTGCTCAGCGCACGGGTGATCAACGCCGGCGACTACGAGCAGCGCCGGGTGCAGAAGATCGTGCTATGCGCCCGCGCCGTGCCCAACACCGTGCAACTGCTCAAGCCCGGCGTGCTGGTGGTGACCCCCGGCGACCGCGACGACATCATCCTCGCCGCCAGCCTGGCCGCGATGAACGGCGTACCCTTGGCCGGCCTGCTGCTGTGCAGCGACTTCCCGCCCGACCCGCGGATCATGGAACTCTGCCGCGGCGCCCTGCAGGGCGGCCTGCCGGTGCTGTCGGTGGCCACCGGCTCCTACGACACCGCGACCAACCTGAACCGGATGAACAAGGAAATCCCGGTGGACGACCGCGAGCGCGCCGAGCGGGTCACCGAGTTCGTCGCCGGGCACATCGATTTCGAATGGCTCAAGCAGCGCTGCGGCACGCCGCGCGAGCTGCGCCTGTCACCGCCGGCGTTCCGCTACCAGGTGGTGCAACGCGCGCAGAAGGCCGGCAAGCGCATCGTCCTGCCCGAGGGCAGCGAGCCGCGCACCGTACAGGCGGCGGCGATCTGCCAGGCGCGCGGCATCGCCCGCTGCGTGCTGCTGGCCAAGCCGGAGGAGGTCCAGGCAGTGGCCCAGGCCCAGGGCATCGTGCTACCGGAAGGCCTGGAGATCATCGACCCTGACCTGGTGCGGCAGCGCTACGTCGAACCGATGGTCGAGCTGCGCAAGGGCAAGGGGCTGAACGCGCCGATGGCGGAGCAGCAACTGGAGGACAGCGTGGTCCTGGCGACCATGATGCTTGCCCTGGACGAGGTCGACGGCCTGGTCTCCGGCGCCATCCACACCACCGCCAGCACCATCCGCCCGGCGCTGCAACTGATCAAGACCGCGCCCGGCTACAACCTGGTGTCGTCAGTGTTTTTCATGTTGTTACCGGACCAGGTGCTGGTCTACGGCGATTGCGCGGTGAATCCCGATCCTTCGGCCAGTGACCTGGCCGAGATCGCCGTGCAGAGTGCCGCGTCGGCGCAGGCTTTCGGCATCCCGGCACGGGTCGCGATGATCAGCTACTCCACCGGCGACTCCGGTTCCGGGGTGGATGTCGACAAGGTTCGCGAGGCCACCCGCCTGGCGCGCGAGCAGCGCCCCGACCTGTTGATCGACGGACCCTTGCAGTATGATGCCGCCGCCATCGCCAGCGTCGGCCGCCAGAAGGCGCCGAACAGCCCGGTGGCCGGGCAGGCCACGGTGTTCATCTTCCCCGACCTGAACACCGGCAACACCACCTACAAGGCGGTGCAGCGCAGCGCCGATTGCGTCAGCGTCGGGCCGATGCTGCAAGGCCTGCGCAAACCGGTGAACGACCTGTCGCGCGGCGCGCTGGTGGAAGACATCGTCTACACCATCGCCCTCACCGCCATCCAGGCGGACGCCCAGGCCCCGGCCTGA
- a CDS encoding acyltransferase, translating into MLSFLPHFLRGSLAGLLLVSSTLCWACLLFGMTLVKLLLPFAAAQRLCSKIMSLIAEGWIACNKGWMNLVQRTRWNVQGLEGLEYQHSYLVTSNHQSWVDILVLQYQLNRRIPLLRFFLKQELIWVPIIGLCWWALDFPFMKRYSKAYLARHPEKKGQDLATTRKACAKFSRIPVAVFNFLEGTRFTRAKHDEQQSPFRHLLKPKAGGIAFVLDAMGEQLKTLVNVTIHYPDGSPTFWCLLSGRLKDVVVRFEELEIPRQFVGKSYDQDAGYRAEFQQWVNQLWERKDQLLDSLHREFPGNAKA; encoded by the coding sequence ATGCTGTCGTTTCTCCCCCATTTCCTGCGCGGCTCCCTGGCCGGCCTGCTGCTGGTGTCCAGCACCCTGTGCTGGGCCTGCCTGCTGTTCGGCATGACCCTGGTCAAGCTGCTCCTGCCGTTCGCCGCCGCCCAGCGCCTGTGCAGCAAGATCATGAGCCTGATCGCCGAAGGCTGGATCGCCTGCAACAAGGGCTGGATGAACCTGGTCCAGCGCACCCGCTGGAACGTCCAGGGCCTGGAGGGCCTGGAGTACCAACACTCCTACCTGGTCACCAGCAACCACCAGAGCTGGGTCGACATCCTCGTCCTGCAATACCAGTTGAACCGACGCATCCCGCTGCTGCGCTTCTTCCTCAAGCAGGAACTGATCTGGGTCCCGATCATCGGCCTGTGCTGGTGGGCCCTCGATTTCCCCTTCATGAAGCGCTACAGCAAGGCCTACCTGGCCAGGCACCCGGAGAAGAAAGGCCAGGACCTGGCGACCACGCGCAAGGCCTGCGCCAAGTTCAGCCGCATCCCGGTAGCGGTGTTCAACTTCCTCGAAGGCACCCGTTTCACCCGCGCCAAGCACGACGAGCAGCAGTCGCCGTTCCGCCACCTGCTCAAGCCCAAGGCCGGCGGTATCGCCTTCGTCCTCGACGCCATGGGCGAGCAATTGAAGACCCTGGTCAACGTGACCATCCACTACCCGGACGGCAGCCCGACCTTCTGGTGCCTGCTTTCCGGACGCCTGAAGGACGTCGTGGTGCGCTTCGAGGAACTGGAGATTCCGCGCCAGTTCGTCGGCAAGAGCTACGACCAGGACGCCGGCTACCGCGCGGAATTCCAGCAATGGGTCAACCAGCTGTGGGAGCGCAAGGACCAGTTGCTCGACAGCCTGCACCGCGAGTTTCCCGGTAACGCCAAGGCGTAG
- a CDS encoding OmpA family protein, giving the protein MFTSRCLPLAAAVTALALLAGCANNNPYDTQSQSQGGMSKTAKYGGLGALAGAVAGAAIDHNNRGKGALIGAAVAGAAAAGYGYYADKQEAELRRQMEGTGVEVQRQGDDIKLIMPGNITFATDSANIAPSFYAPLNNLANSFKQYNQNTIEIVGYTDSTGSRQHNMDLSQRRAQSVAGYLTAQGVDGTRLSTRGMGPDQPIASNSTADGRAQNRRVEVNLRPVPGAQGPAQTQPQY; this is encoded by the coding sequence ATGTTCACCTCCCGTTGCCTGCCTCTGGCCGCAGCCGTCACCGCACTGGCGCTGCTCGCCGGTTGTGCCAACAACAACCCCTACGACACGCAAAGCCAAAGCCAGGGTGGCATGAGCAAGACGGCCAAGTACGGCGGACTGGGTGCGCTGGCCGGCGCCGTCGCCGGCGCTGCGATCGACCACAACAACCGTGGCAAGGGCGCGCTGATCGGCGCTGCCGTTGCCGGCGCGGCCGCCGCGGGTTATGGCTACTACGCCGACAAGCAGGAAGCCGAGCTGCGTCGGCAGATGGAAGGCACCGGCGTGGAAGTGCAGCGCCAAGGTGACGACATCAAGCTGATCATGCCGGGCAACATCACCTTCGCCACCGATTCGGCGAACATCGCCCCGAGCTTCTACGCGCCGCTGAACAACCTGGCGAACTCGTTCAAGCAGTACAACCAGAACACCATCGAGATCGTCGGTTACACCGACAGCACCGGCAGCCGCCAGCACAACATGGACCTGTCCCAGCGTCGTGCGCAGAGCGTGGCCGGCTACCTGACCGCCCAGGGCGTCGACGGCACCCGCCTGAGCACCCGCGGCATGGGCCCGGACCAGCCGATCGCGAGCAACTCCACTGCCGACGGTCGCGCGCAGAACCGGCGCGTCGAGGTCAACCTGCGACCGGTTCCGGGCGCCCAGGGCCCGGCGCAGACCCAGCCGCAGTACTGA
- a CDS encoding MBL fold metallo-hydrolase, which translates to MSTSPALIRETFPVGPLQCNCTIIGDPLTRKAIVVDPGGDHELILQRLDRLGLQVVSIIHTHAHLDHFLASGEMKKRTGASLHLHKDDQFLWDNLEMQCQLFGVPYTPVPAPDRWLADDEELACGCGVALHTPGHTPGSMSFWFPRAKLLIAGDTLFRRGIGRTDLWGGDSAAIQRSIRQRLYSLDEDATVVAGHGPDTTLGEEMRENPFVRG; encoded by the coding sequence ATGTCGACATCCCCCGCGCTGATCCGCGAAACCTTTCCCGTCGGGCCTTTGCAGTGCAACTGCACCATCATTGGCGATCCGCTGACCAGGAAGGCCATCGTCGTCGATCCGGGCGGCGACCACGAACTGATCCTGCAGCGCCTCGACCGCCTCGGCCTGCAGGTGGTCAGCATCATCCATACCCACGCGCACCTGGATCACTTCCTCGCCTCCGGCGAGATGAAGAAGCGCACCGGCGCCAGCCTGCACCTGCACAAGGACGACCAGTTCCTCTGGGACAACCTGGAGATGCAGTGCCAACTGTTCGGCGTGCCCTACACGCCGGTGCCGGCCCCGGACCGCTGGCTGGCCGACGACGAGGAACTGGCCTGCGGTTGCGGAGTGGCACTGCACACGCCGGGGCATACGCCGGGCTCGATGAGTTTCTGGTTCCCCCGGGCGAAGCTGCTGATCGCCGGCGACACCCTGTTCCGCCGTGGCATCGGCCGCACCGACCTGTGGGGCGGCGACTCGGCGGCGATCCAGCGTTCGATCAGGCAGCGTCTGTACAGCCTCGACGAGGACGCCACGGTGGTCGCCGGCCATGGCCCGGACACCACGCTGGGCGAAGAGATGCGCGAGAACCCCTTCGTCAGGGGCTGA
- the oruR gene encoding ornithine utilization transcriptional regulator OruR produces MKQPLNFTAELVPVAYAEALLDLVAEYGVSRQALFDAARVRPEVLDSPNGRLSFLDFNQLTYSAQALCGEPALGLVLGQRLNVSAHGILGYAVLSSANLGKAIQFALKYYRVLGLAYELELVLDDGRAELRAVESMPLGAASVFAAEGLMATLYSIACFLVGEPLQDVRVGFAYPPPAHARRYAEVFGVAAEFEQPWHWLSMPSEYLERPMALANPATVQMCEQQCEALLATLDVQEGLLTRVRRLLLARPGDFPDLEQAARELHTSGRSLRRHLSSLGTTYQQVLDDVRKRLALQYLTTTQLPLYEIALLLGFNDSSNFRRAFRKWTGKLPSDYREAP; encoded by the coding sequence ATGAAACAACCGCTCAATTTCACCGCCGAACTGGTGCCGGTGGCCTATGCCGAGGCACTCCTCGATCTTGTCGCGGAGTACGGCGTATCCCGCCAGGCGCTGTTCGACGCTGCGCGGGTGCGTCCCGAGGTGCTGGACAGCCCGAACGGCCGCCTGTCCTTCCTCGACTTCAACCAGCTCACCTACAGCGCCCAGGCCCTGTGCGGCGAGCCGGCGCTGGGGCTGGTGCTCGGCCAGCGCCTGAACGTCTCCGCCCACGGCATCCTCGGCTACGCGGTGCTGTCCAGCGCCAACCTGGGCAAGGCCATCCAGTTCGCCCTCAAGTACTACCGGGTGCTCGGCCTGGCCTACGAACTGGAACTGGTGCTCGATGACGGCCGCGCCGAGTTGCGCGCGGTGGAGTCGATGCCGCTGGGCGCCGCCTCGGTGTTCGCCGCCGAGGGCCTGATGGCGACGCTGTATTCCATCGCCTGCTTCCTGGTCGGCGAGCCGTTGCAGGACGTGCGGGTCGGCTTCGCCTATCCGCCGCCGGCCCATGCCCGGCGCTACGCCGAGGTGTTCGGGGTGGCCGCGGAGTTCGAGCAGCCCTGGCACTGGCTGAGCATGCCCAGCGAGTACCTGGAACGACCGATGGCGCTGGCCAACCCGGCCACGGTGCAGATGTGCGAGCAGCAGTGCGAGGCGCTGCTGGCCACCCTGGACGTCCAGGAAGGCCTGCTGACCCGTGTGCGCCGCCTGCTGCTGGCGCGTCCCGGCGACTTCCCCGATCTCGAACAGGCCGCCCGCGAACTGCACACCAGCGGGCGCAGCCTGCGCCGGCACCTGTCGTCGTTGGGCACCACCTACCAGCAGGTCCTCGACGATGTGCGCAAGCGCCTGGCCCTGCAATACCTGACCACCACCCAGCTACCTCTGTACGAGATCGCCCTGCTGCTCGGCTTCAACGATTCGTCGAACTTCCGCCGGGCGTTTCGCAAGTGGACCGGCAAGCTGCCCAGCGACTACCGCGAAGCGCCCTGA
- a CDS encoding metal-dependent hydrolase yields the protein MASTTPEGLEIRPRHLDFDLPDPMPRHWHSGDAFKTHMFNAMSVLFPDGERFFIDSVRHYRERVEDPALKQQIRGFIGQEGHHSREHLVYSDRLRALGYDIDRLEGGAKRRIRFAQQKLHPSRQLAATAALEHLTAIMADGLLSNPRWLEGADPTMARLWRWHALEETEHKAVAYDVFMLVNGKARLRRRAMVQGTFFFALDTTKGLVHMLKRDGLLWNFKVWRDGIKWLWGKDGVFRSLVGVYLDFYKKDFHPWQHNNLHLIEQYRDQFEPEPKAA from the coding sequence ATGGCCAGCACCACCCCCGAAGGTCTGGAGATCCGCCCGCGTCATCTGGACTTCGACCTGCCCGATCCGATGCCGCGCCATTGGCACAGCGGCGACGCTTTCAAGACCCACATGTTCAACGCCATGTCGGTGCTGTTCCCCGATGGCGAGCGCTTCTTCATCGACTCCGTGCGCCACTACCGCGAACGGGTCGAGGACCCGGCGCTGAAGCAACAGATCCGTGGCTTCATCGGCCAGGAAGGCCACCACAGCCGCGAGCACCTGGTCTACAGCGACCGCCTGCGCGCCCTCGGCTACGACATCGACCGCCTGGAAGGCGGCGCCAAACGGCGCATCCGCTTCGCCCAGCAGAAACTGCACCCGTCGCGGCAACTGGCGGCCACCGCGGCCCTGGAGCACCTCACCGCGATCATGGCCGACGGCCTGCTGAGCAACCCCAGGTGGCTGGAAGGCGCCGACCCGACCATGGCCCGCCTGTGGCGCTGGCACGCACTGGAGGAAACCGAGCACAAGGCGGTGGCCTACGACGTGTTCATGCTGGTCAACGGCAAGGCCAGGCTGCGCCGCCGGGCGATGGTCCAGGGCACCTTCTTCTTCGCCCTCGACACCACCAAGGGCCTGGTCCACATGCTCAAGCGCGACGGCCTGCTGTGGAACTTCAAGGTCTGGCGCGACGGCATCAAGTGGCTGTGGGGCAAGGACGGCGTGTTCCGCTCGCTGGTGGGCGTGTACCTGGACTTCTACAAGAAGGACTTCCACCCCTGGCAGCACAATAACCTGCACCTCATCGAGCAGTACCGCGACCAGTTCGAACCGGAACCGAAGGCCGCCTGA
- a CDS encoding alpha/beta fold hydrolase yields MSATPYLLQPPLAVGFARLGFGSLSLESLRERYAAPSSGSRFIELDGFPLHYRDEGSRDKPVLVMIHGVVASLHTWDDWVKAMSPYFRIVRFDVPGFGLTGPGRDSRYSGERMVAILGQLLDFLKIDKASIAGNSLGGYIAWNFALAQPQRVERLVLIDPAGYQMRKVPWMIASAALPGSTLAMPLWMPRALIAQGIKEVYGEPGRIKPGVVDRYYDLSRRPGNRKGMMEIFRVLLKVNREELGTSGERIARIVAPTLLMWGERDRWISPKHVPLWQRDLPGIQVKTYPGVGHIPMEEIPEQTAADALRFLMA; encoded by the coding sequence ATGTCCGCGACACCCTATCTGCTGCAACCGCCGCTGGCGGTCGGATTCGCCCGCCTGGGCTTCGGCTCTCTCTCGCTGGAGTCGTTGCGCGAACGCTACGCCGCACCGTCCAGCGGCTCGCGCTTCATCGAGCTGGACGGTTTCCCGCTGCACTACCGCGACGAAGGCAGCCGCGACAAGCCGGTACTGGTGATGATCCACGGCGTAGTGGCCTCGCTGCACACCTGGGACGACTGGGTGAAGGCGATGTCGCCGTACTTCCGCATCGTGCGCTTCGACGTACCGGGCTTCGGCCTGACCGGGCCGGGGCGTGACAGCCGTTACTCTGGCGAGCGCATGGTGGCGATCCTCGGCCAGTTGCTCGATTTCCTGAAGATCGACAAGGCCTCGATCGCCGGCAACTCCCTGGGCGGCTATATCGCCTGGAACTTCGCCCTGGCGCAGCCGCAGCGGGTGGAGCGGCTGGTGCTGATCGACCCGGCCGGTTACCAGATGCGCAAGGTGCCGTGGATGATCGCCTCGGCGGCGCTGCCCGGCTCGACCCTGGCGATGCCGCTGTGGATGCCGCGAGCGCTGATCGCCCAGGGCATCAAGGAAGTCTATGGCGAGCCGGGGCGGATCAAGCCGGGGGTGGTCGACCGCTACTACGATCTGAGCCGCCGCCCGGGCAACCGCAAGGGCATGATGGAGATCTTCCGCGTGTTGCTGAAGGTCAACCGCGAGGAACTCGGCACCTCTGGCGAACGCATCGCCCGGATCGTCGCGCCGACCCTGCTGATGTGGGGCGAACGCGACCGCTGGATCTCGCCGAAGCACGTACCGCTGTGGCAACGCGACCTGCCGGGGATCCAGGTGAAGACCTATCCGGGCGTCGGGCATATCCCCATGGAGGAGATTCCCGAGCAGACCGCGGCGGATGCACTGCGCTTCCTGATGGCCTGA
- a CDS encoding TetR/AcrR family transcriptional regulator, which yields MATAQWDGLQAVFEDLGGYGALARQAAQGEGPLVGHLQRTNIQLAAIPVFTRKGIAETTVNDLLEAARVSRRTFYKYFAGKLEVLESIYHSAVQLLLARFGGLRSEAGSDEDWLRAMVSLFFDYHLAVGPIIRMMQEEALHAGSPLAAHRQRAHLKIIELWAERLGAQGAAHDALTYRVLIWAMEAASLELLNASDPLELPRVKRVLGDLLVGTLCPRTQAPTRLQG from the coding sequence ATGGCAACGGCGCAGTGGGACGGCTTGCAGGCGGTATTCGAGGACCTCGGCGGCTACGGCGCGCTGGCGCGCCAGGCGGCGCAGGGCGAGGGGCCGCTGGTGGGGCATCTGCAACGAACCAACATCCAGCTCGCGGCGATCCCGGTGTTCACCCGCAAGGGGATCGCCGAGACCACGGTCAACGACTTGCTGGAGGCGGCGCGGGTCTCGCGGCGGACTTTCTACAAGTATTTCGCCGGCAAGCTGGAGGTGCTGGAAAGCATCTACCACAGCGCCGTGCAATTGCTGCTGGCGCGCTTCGGCGGGCTGCGCAGCGAGGCCGGCAGCGACGAGGACTGGTTGCGGGCGATGGTCTCGCTGTTCTTCGACTACCACCTGGCGGTCGGTCCGATCATTCGCATGATGCAGGAGGAGGCCCTGCATGCCGGCTCGCCGCTGGCGGCGCACCGGCAGCGCGCGCACCTGAAGATTATCGAGCTGTGGGCCGAGCGCCTGGGCGCCCAGGGCGCGGCCCACGATGCGCTGACCTACCGGGTGCTGATCTGGGCGATGGAGGCGGCTTCGCTGGAGCTGCTCAATGCCAGCGACCCGCTGGAGCTGCCGCGGGTCAAGCGGGTGCTCGGCGACCTGCTGGTGGGTACGCTCTGTCCCCGCACCCAGGCTCCGACGAGATTGCAAGGGTAA
- a CDS encoding TM2 domain-containing protein produces MSLQSEMLVEQKVSNAQKSTGTAYLLWFFLGGFGAHRFYLGKTGTAVTQLIITLIGCFTLFPLIITGIWWIVDAFLIPGIIQGHTEQTRRDARLEVAALQVAGASASHPQD; encoded by the coding sequence ATGTCACTACAGTCTGAAATGCTCGTGGAGCAGAAAGTTTCCAACGCCCAGAAATCCACCGGCACCGCCTATCTTCTGTGGTTCTTCCTGGGCGGTTTCGGCGCACACCGCTTCTACCTGGGGAAAACCGGCACGGCGGTTACCCAACTGATCATCACGCTGATCGGTTGTTTCACCCTGTTCCCCCTGATCATTACCGGCATCTGGTGGATCGTCGATGCCTTCCTGATTCCCGGCATCATCCAGGGCCATACGGAGCAGACCCGCCGCGACGCCCGGCTGGAAGTTGCAGCGCTGCAGGTAGCCGGCGCTTCCGCGTCGCACCCTCAAGACTGA
- a CDS encoding PAAR domain-containing protein, whose protein sequence is MSGKPAARVTDPTTCPVPGHGSNPIVQGSPDVVFDGLPAARQGDASACGSPMISAVSSTVLINGLPAVTLGSIGAHGNVVIGGSGTVLIGDVFTPAPRAPALPLNRNSVPCSGRFQLIDHETGKPVAGRRVRVWSSGGWNAFDTTDADGMTSWIERPTAETLYIDLVQRGDA, encoded by the coding sequence ATGAGTGGAAAACCCGCCGCCCGCGTCACCGATCCAACGACCTGCCCAGTGCCAGGGCATGGCAGCAACCCCATCGTCCAGGGCTCTCCCGACGTCGTTTTCGACGGCCTGCCGGCAGCACGGCAAGGCGACGCCTCAGCCTGCGGAAGCCCGATGATCTCAGCCGTTTCGTCGACGGTACTCATCAACGGCCTGCCGGCGGTGACGCTGGGTAGTATCGGGGCGCACGGCAACGTGGTGATCGGCGGCTCGGGGACGGTACTCATCGGCGACGTCTTCACGCCCGCCCCGCGCGCTCCCGCCCTTCCCCTTAACCGCAACAGCGTGCCCTGTTCCGGGCGCTTCCAGCTCATCGACCACGAAACGGGCAAGCCCGTCGCCGGACGCCGGGTCAGGGTCTGGTCGAGTGGCGGCTGGAATGCGTTCGACACCACGGATGCCGACGGCATGACCTCCTGGATCGAGCGCCCCACCGCGGAGACCCTCTACATCGACCTGGTGCAGAGGGGCGACGCATGA
- a CDS encoding VRR-NUC domain-containing protein translates to MSDQPSLSRGGMSPEGRTNPVGTLESRLDPQDKKVLCSAVCHCSSTPNLSQDGKSLKQACVAQRLGELDEVLQGRSPYKPEVSYDMTKNPPQPILYSQTGNSPHGWIPGWISKYWDEDPEHPPFKPGKGMIRRPDVIIVQNPNRPPTQDNIKQVVEMKFPPDPHNREQLEDYAAIAGNKNKIVEMKPSDCDCGQENQRSKVPVEQVGWAAAIAGGVMFVLTRGRSPRPMIPAC, encoded by the coding sequence ATGAGCGACCAGCCCAGCCTGTCCCGGGGAGGCATGAGCCCCGAAGGCAGGACCAACCCCGTCGGCACTCTGGAATCCAGGCTCGATCCGCAGGACAAGAAGGTGCTGTGCTCGGCGGTCTGCCATTGCAGCAGCACGCCCAACCTCAGCCAGGATGGCAAAAGCCTCAAGCAGGCGTGCGTGGCACAGCGGCTGGGAGAGTTGGACGAAGTTCTCCAGGGACGCAGCCCCTACAAGCCCGAGGTCAGCTACGACATGACCAAGAACCCACCGCAGCCGATTCTCTATAGCCAGACCGGTAACAGTCCACATGGCTGGATACCGGGATGGATCAGCAAGTATTGGGATGAAGATCCGGAGCATCCGCCGTTCAAGCCAGGGAAAGGAATGATTCGCAGGCCCGACGTGATCATCGTTCAGAATCCCAACAGGCCGCCAACCCAGGACAATATCAAACAGGTGGTGGAGATGAAGTTTCCGCCTGACCCACATAATAGGGAACAACTTGAGGATTATGCAGCGATTGCCGGCAACAAGAACAAGATTGTTGAAATGAAGCCCTCCGACTGCGACTGTGGCCAGGAAAATCAACGATCCAAGGTGCCAGTAGAGCAAGTAGGGTGGGCCGCCGCCATCGCAGGTGGGGTGATGTTCGTCTTGACCCGAGGCCGTTCCCCTCGCCCGATGATTCCCGCCTGTTGA